In the genome of Gemmatimonadaceae bacterium, one region contains:
- a CDS encoding SprT-like domain-containing protein translates to MTAAVQLGLDLPAGGDDLPARLYALGLDPGVRVALTDNSTTMVSFGDGWLRVHRGYSSAGDEVVGAIVRFARAKRRDSRSEAKRVLLSYAAVLPGRRARARREATHPADEPYAARLTEAHAELNAQFFGGMLKSMAIGVSRRMKRKLGHYSLAAADRPAVIAIGRRHIRRDAWEDVIHTLLHEMVHQWQQESGLPVAHDRMFRAKCGEVGIDPRAVKTAERS, encoded by the coding sequence GTGACCGCGGCGGTTCAGCTCGGGCTCGACCTGCCGGCGGGCGGCGACGACCTGCCGGCGCGGCTGTACGCGCTCGGTCTCGATCCCGGCGTCAGGGTTGCGCTGACCGACAACAGCACCACGATGGTCAGCTTCGGCGACGGCTGGCTGCGGGTGCATCGCGGCTACTCGTCCGCCGGCGACGAAGTGGTGGGTGCCATCGTGCGGTTCGCGCGGGCGAAGCGGCGCGACAGCAGGTCCGAGGCGAAGCGCGTGCTGTTGAGCTATGCCGCGGTGCTACCCGGGCGCCGCGCGCGTGCGCGGCGCGAAGCCACCCATCCCGCCGACGAGCCGTACGCCGCGCGGCTCACGGAGGCGCACGCCGAGCTGAACGCCCAGTTCTTCGGTGGAATGCTCAAGTCCATGGCGATCGGCGTTTCGAGGAGGATGAAGCGCAAGCTCGGGCACTATTCACTTGCGGCCGCGGACAGACCCGCCGTCATCGCGATCGGCCGGCGGCACATCCGGCGCGACGCCTGGGAGGACGTGATCCACACGCTGTTGCACGAGATGGTGCACCAGTGGCAGCAGGAGAGCGGGCTGCCCGTGGCGCACGACCGGATGTTTCGCGCGAAGTGCGGGGAGGTGGGGATAGATCCACGCGCGGTCAAAACGGCCGAACGATCCTGA
- a CDS encoding metallophosphoesterase: MSKEGVTTIFHISDLHFGRPAVPEQIEAIETMIQEGEFDVVAVSGDVSQRARAGEFQRAAVFLRDAQKVSQTIIVPGNHDVRWWRAPLGLGPYPKIFDAYKRWVCHDLEPVLSIPGLTLVGLNTSHGVTYRTLTLNVRDISIIGYVTRPQLATLREKFDRAPVDDARVVVMHHNPVKGELSQRHGLKNTQRILGAFAEMGVDVVLCGHDHQEAVHYIEHTRKGTVISTAGTVSNRSRGGRPSSVNLISVLPEATEVTTLVWSQKQGTFVRGPHQSFARAVPAKTA, from the coding sequence ATGAGCAAGGAAGGCGTGACGACGATCTTCCACATCTCGGACCTCCACTTCGGCCGGCCCGCCGTCCCGGAGCAGATCGAAGCAATCGAGACGATGATTCAGGAGGGGGAGTTCGACGTCGTCGCCGTCTCGGGCGACGTCAGCCAGCGCGCGCGGGCCGGGGAGTTCCAGCGCGCGGCGGTGTTTCTCCGCGACGCGCAGAAGGTCAGCCAGACGATCATCGTCCCCGGGAATCACGACGTGCGCTGGTGGCGCGCGCCGCTCGGGCTCGGCCCGTATCCGAAGATCTTCGACGCGTACAAGAGGTGGGTGTGCCACGACCTCGAGCCGGTGTTGAGCATTCCCGGCCTCACGCTCGTCGGGCTGAACACGTCGCATGGAGTCACGTACCGCACGCTCACGCTGAACGTGCGCGACATCTCCATCATCGGCTACGTGACGCGCCCGCAGCTCGCGACGCTGCGGGAGAAGTTCGACCGCGCGCCGGTGGACGACGCGCGCGTGGTCGTGATGCACCACAACCCGGTGAAGGGCGAGCTGTCCCAGCGGCACGGGCTCAAGAACACGCAGCGCATACTCGGCGCGTTCGCCGAGATGGGCGTGGACGTGGTGCTGTGCGGCCACGACCACCAGGAAGCGGTGCACTACATCGAGCACACCAGGAAGGGCACGGTGATATCGACCGCCGGCACGGTCTCCAACCGCTCGCGTGGCGGCCGGCCGTCGTCGGTCAATCTCATCAGCGTGCTGCCGGAAGCGACCGAGGTGACGACGCTCGTGTGGTCGCAGAAGCAGGGGACGTTCGTGCGCGGGCCGCACCAGTCCTTCGCGCGCGCGGTACCGGCCAAGACGGCGTGA
- a CDS encoding carbon starvation CstA family protein codes for MRKLPSILLWTGVALAGAVAFAWLALSRGETISAAWLLVAAVSTYLVAYRFYSRFIAAKVFALDPARPTPALRLTDGCDYVPTHKWIVFGHHFATIAGPGPLVGPTLAAQFGFLPGALWIIVGVAVAGAVQDMVILAGSIRRDGKSLGQMAREEIGPVAGAAALLAVLGIMIIIVAVLGLVVVNALKVSPWGTATVIFTMPVAMFVGVYLRFIRPGRIIEASMIGLVLLVVAVYAGQWVADSATLAPMFTWSGRTLAWSLMAYGFAASVLPVWLLLAPRDYISAFVKIGVVVALAIGVLILLPPLRMPALTQFTDGTGPIFAGKIFPFAFVTIACGAISGFHSLVASGTTPKMIQNEADARFIGFGAMLTESLVAILALIAACVLEPGIFFAINAPASAIGATSASAAQAISSWGFTVTPDQIDVLTRNIQEQTVLSRTGGAPSLAIGMATIFSNVLGGASSMAVWYHFAIMFEALFVLTVLDSATRIGRFIVQDIGKNVWAPLGRASWYPAIVISSAIFVLMWGHFLYQGVVDPLGGINSLWPLFGISNQLLAAVALCVGTTIIIKMGKARYAWVTLVPLAWVATVTLSAGWIKIFAAEPRLGFLSHARWLSERIATGELPAGVATVAAARHMIFNDYLNALVAGAFMVAVVVVIVAAAHEWWLVLSGQKVAVSTEVPFDKAA; via the coding sequence ATGCGCAAACTCCCTTCCATTCTCTTGTGGACCGGCGTCGCCCTCGCCGGCGCGGTCGCCTTCGCCTGGCTCGCCCTCTCGCGGGGCGAGACGATCAGCGCCGCGTGGCTGCTGGTCGCGGCCGTGTCCACGTACCTGGTTGCGTACAGATTCTACAGCCGGTTCATAGCGGCCAAGGTCTTCGCGCTCGACCCCGCGCGTCCCACGCCGGCGCTGCGGCTCACCGACGGCTGCGACTACGTGCCGACGCACAAGTGGATCGTCTTCGGCCACCACTTCGCCACGATCGCGGGCCCGGGGCCGCTCGTCGGGCCGACGCTCGCCGCGCAGTTCGGCTTCCTCCCCGGCGCGCTCTGGATCATCGTCGGCGTGGCGGTCGCTGGCGCGGTACAGGACATGGTGATCCTCGCGGGGTCCATCCGGCGCGACGGCAAGTCGCTCGGGCAGATGGCGCGCGAAGAGATCGGACCCGTCGCGGGCGCCGCCGCGCTGCTGGCGGTGCTGGGGATCATGATCATCATCGTGGCCGTGCTCGGCCTCGTGGTCGTCAACGCATTGAAGGTCAGTCCCTGGGGCACCGCGACGGTCATCTTCACGATGCCGGTCGCGATGTTCGTCGGCGTGTACCTGCGGTTCATCCGGCCCGGACGGATCATCGAAGCCAGCATGATCGGGCTCGTACTGCTCGTGGTCGCGGTGTATGCCGGACAGTGGGTCGCGGACAGCGCGACGCTCGCGCCGATGTTCACCTGGAGCGGAAGGACGCTCGCCTGGTCGCTGATGGCGTACGGCTTCGCGGCCTCGGTTCTGCCGGTGTGGCTGCTGCTCGCCCCGCGCGACTACATCTCGGCGTTCGTGAAGATCGGCGTCGTGGTCGCGCTTGCGATCGGAGTGCTGATCCTGCTGCCCCCGCTGCGGATGCCTGCGCTCACGCAATTCACCGACGGCACGGGGCCGATCTTCGCCGGCAAGATCTTTCCCTTCGCGTTCGTCACCATCGCGTGCGGCGCGATCTCCGGCTTCCACTCGCTCGTCGCCTCGGGGACGACGCCGAAGATGATCCAGAACGAGGCCGACGCGCGCTTCATCGGCTTCGGCGCGATGCTCACCGAATCGCTCGTCGCGATTCTGGCGCTGATCGCCGCGTGCGTGCTCGAGCCGGGGATCTTCTTCGCGATCAACGCGCCGGCATCCGCCATCGGCGCGACCAGCGCGAGCGCGGCGCAGGCGATCTCGTCCTGGGGATTTACGGTCACACCGGACCAGATCGACGTCCTGACCCGCAACATCCAGGAGCAGACGGTGTTGTCGCGTACGGGCGGCGCGCCGAGCCTCGCGATCGGGATGGCGACGATCTTCTCCAACGTGCTCGGCGGCGCGTCCTCTATGGCCGTGTGGTACCACTTCGCGATCATGTTCGAGGCGCTGTTCGTTCTAACGGTGCTCGACTCTGCGACGCGAATCGGCCGGTTCATCGTGCAGGACATCGGCAAGAACGTCTGGGCGCCGCTCGGCCGCGCGTCATGGTACCCGGCGATCGTCATCAGCAGCGCGATCTTCGTGCTGATGTGGGGTCACTTCCTGTATCAGGGAGTCGTGGACCCGCTCGGCGGGATCAACTCGCTGTGGCCGCTGTTCGGGATCTCCAATCAGCTGCTCGCCGCGGTCGCGTTGTGCGTGGGGACGACGATCATCATCAAGATGGGCAAGGCGCGGTACGCCTGGGTCACGCTGGTCCCGCTGGCGTGGGTCGCGACGGTCACGCTTTCGGCGGGGTGGATCAAGATTTTCGCGGCCGAGCCACGGCTGGGCTTTTTGTCGCACGCGCGCTGGCTGTCGGAGCGGATCGCGACCGGCGAGCTGCCGGCGGGCGTCGCGACCGTGGCGGCCGCGCGGCACATGATATTCAACGATTATCTGAACGCGCTCGTAGCAGGGGCGTTCATGGTGGCGGTGGTGGTGGTTATCGTCGCGGCCGCGCATGAATGGTGGTTGGTTCTGTCAGGGCAGAAGGTCGCGGTGAGCACGGAGGTACCTTTTGACAAGGCCGCATGA
- a CDS encoding prolyl oligopeptidase family serine peptidase: protein MLRFAFASLLLASPLFAQAPIASPPPLPAPTATQPFDLTIANLMRGPELYGRPPQQVAWSADNRWIYFRWVEPGADWRETPKPYRVRAAPGSKPERVADAQMDTVGPLLATGVLSARRDRRVVEYQGDLFVIVEGSGSVRRLTETVDRESDPRFSADGTRIFFVRDNNVFSVDVGGGSLRQHTDLRFGGAADSARRADSVRVTQRGFLEAQQLELFEAIRDRARADSIRRVDSISLATRRLQPIFLGKNERISSMSVSPRADAMVVVLTAQPEGARIAGVPQYVTESGYTDELRPRTKVGDTQGRSRIGFVSLPSGRTTWLRAFGGDTALGFTRAIGWNESGTHALLFSKSFDNKTRTIHTVDASGNMRAADVLRDTAWVAGPCFGCAGWYDEGRRIWYVSEADGYAHLYTSRPDGSDKRQLTSGRWEVHDVELSPDRRWFYLHTNEPSPFERHFYRMSVNGGARGRITGWSGGHEVTVSRDQRWLADVYSHVNQPPDLYLLENRAGAPMHRLTLSPSEEWRSFNWIKPEIVMIPASDGVQVPAHIYRPSDIGAQPNGAAVIFVHGAGYLQNVGNFWSQYPREYMFNQLLASKGYVVLDLDYRASAGHGRDWRTAIYRWFGGRDLQDQVDASRWLEREHGIPGERVGIYGGSYGGFITLMALFNEADRFGAGAALRSVTDWAHYNEGYTSNILNRPQEDSAAYRRSSPIYFAQGLQDPLVILHGMVDTNVHFQDVVRLTQRLIELGKTGWELAVYPVEDHAFVRPSSWTDEYRRIYEIFEENLPVRRVP from the coding sequence ATGCTTCGATTCGCTTTCGCCTCGCTTCTCCTAGCCTCTCCGCTGTTCGCACAGGCGCCGATCGCCAGTCCCCCGCCGCTTCCCGCGCCCACGGCGACCCAGCCCTTCGATCTGACGATTGCGAACCTCATGCGCGGCCCCGAGCTGTACGGCCGGCCGCCGCAGCAGGTCGCCTGGTCGGCGGACAACCGGTGGATCTATTTCCGGTGGGTCGAGCCGGGCGCGGACTGGCGAGAGACGCCGAAGCCGTACCGCGTCCGCGCCGCGCCAGGCAGCAAGCCCGAGCGCGTCGCTGATGCGCAGATGGATACGGTCGGGCCGCTGCTGGCGACCGGGGTGCTGTCGGCGAGGAGGGACCGGCGAGTCGTCGAATACCAGGGCGACCTCTTCGTCATCGTGGAAGGGAGCGGGAGCGTGCGGCGGCTCACGGAAACGGTGGACCGCGAGAGCGATCCGCGGTTCAGCGCCGACGGCACTCGCATCTTCTTCGTGCGGGACAACAACGTGTTCTCGGTGGACGTCGGCGGTGGCTCGCTCCGGCAGCACACGGACTTGCGGTTCGGCGGCGCGGCGGATTCCGCGCGGCGCGCAGATTCCGTCCGCGTGACGCAGCGCGGGTTCCTCGAGGCGCAGCAGCTCGAGCTGTTCGAGGCAATCCGCGACCGCGCGCGCGCCGACAGCATCAGGCGCGTCGATTCGATCTCGCTTGCCACTCGCCGGCTCCAGCCGATCTTCCTCGGCAAGAACGAGCGGATCAGCTCGATGTCGGTCTCTCCCAGGGCGGACGCCATGGTCGTCGTGCTGACGGCGCAGCCCGAAGGCGCTCGGATCGCCGGCGTGCCGCAGTACGTCACCGAATCCGGCTACACCGACGAGCTGCGGCCGCGCACGAAGGTCGGCGACACGCAGGGGCGCTCGCGCATCGGCTTCGTCTCGCTGCCGTCGGGCCGCACCACCTGGCTCCGCGCGTTCGGCGGGGACACGGCGCTCGGCTTCACGCGCGCGATCGGATGGAACGAGAGCGGGACGCACGCCCTGCTCTTCTCCAAGAGCTTCGACAACAAGACGCGGACGATCCACACCGTGGACGCGTCGGGCAACATGCGCGCGGCCGACGTGCTGCGCGACACGGCGTGGGTGGCCGGCCCGTGCTTCGGCTGCGCCGGGTGGTACGACGAGGGGCGGCGCATCTGGTACGTGTCGGAGGCGGACGGGTACGCCCACCTGTACACGTCGCGCCCGGACGGCAGCGACAAGCGCCAGCTCACGAGCGGCCGGTGGGAGGTGCACGACGTGGAGCTCTCGCCCGACCGGAGGTGGTTCTACCTGCACACCAACGAGCCGTCGCCGTTCGAGCGCCATTTCTACCGGATGTCGGTTAACGGGGGGGCGCGCGGGCGGATCACGGGCTGGTCCGGCGGCCACGAGGTGACCGTGTCGCGCGACCAGCGCTGGCTGGCCGACGTGTATTCGCACGTGAATCAGCCGCCCGACCTGTACCTCCTGGAGAACAGGGCCGGCGCGCCAATGCACCGCTTGACGCTTTCGCCGTCGGAGGAATGGCGATCGTTCAACTGGATCAAGCCGGAGATCGTGATGATTCCGGCATCGGACGGTGTGCAGGTCCCCGCGCACATCTACCGGCCGTCCGACATCGGCGCGCAGCCCAACGGCGCGGCGGTGATCTTCGTGCACGGCGCCGGCTATCTGCAGAACGTCGGCAACTTCTGGTCGCAGTACCCGCGCGAATACATGTTCAACCAGCTGCTCGCGTCGAAGGGGTACGTCGTGCTCGATCTCGACTACCGCGCCTCGGCGGGACACGGGCGCGACTGGCGCACGGCGATCTACCGCTGGTTCGGCGGGCGCGATCTGCAGGACCAGGTGGATGCGTCGCGCTGGCTCGAGCGCGAGCACGGAATACCGGGTGAGCGCGTGGGGATCTACGGCGGCAGCTACGGCGGCTTCATCACCCTCATGGCGCTGTTCAACGAGGCGGACCGGTTCGGCGCGGGCGCCGCGCTCCGCAGCGTGACCGACTGGGCACACTACAACGAGGGCTACACGTCCAACATCCTGAACCGGCCGCAGGAGGATTCGGCCGCGTACCGCAGATCGTCGCCGATCTACTTCGCGCAGGGATTACAGGACCCGCTCGTGATCCTGCACGGCATGGTGGACACGAACGTGCACTTTCAGGACGTGGTGCGGCTGACGCAGCGGCTGATCGAGCTGGGTAAGACCGGTTGGGAGCTGGCCGTATATCCGGTGGAGGATCACGCGTTCGTGCGGCCGTCGTCGTGGACCGACGAGTATCGCCGGATCTACGAGATCTTCGAGGAGAACCTGCCGGTGCGGCGCGTTCCATGA
- a CDS encoding YbdD/YjiX family protein has protein sequence MRTSLKAWLTRAGELVRTVIGAPSYEKYLEHMQLAHPNQTPLDREDFVCSRLHARYSKPGARCC, from the coding sequence ATGAGGACGTCGCTGAAAGCGTGGCTGACGCGAGCGGGCGAGCTCGTACGCACAGTCATCGGCGCGCCGAGCTACGAGAAGTATCTGGAGCACATGCAGCTCGCGCATCCGAACCAGACGCCGCTCGACCGCGAAGATTTTGTGTGCAGCAGATTGCATGCGCGCTACTCGAAGCCCGGTGCGCGCTGCTGTTAG
- a CDS encoding MFS transporter: protein MSFFTDLSSEMIYPLLPLFLSTTLGASASFIGFIEGAAESAASLLKLASGWWSDRMRRRKPLVVAGYVLASAVRPLIGLAQSASQVLLLRVTDRVGKGIRTAPRDAMIAESVDPSIRGRAFGFQRALDHSGAVVGPVVAFLLLRELGLSLRVVFLLAGIPAVIAVVLVVVAVRERRPATPAPLVVATAPRLHGKFDKKFWVFLAAVLLFTLGNSTDAFLLLRATDLGVPISLVPLLWAYLHVVKSTTATIGGGLSDRFGRKPLLIAGWLLYAAVYFAFAVAMDAWHVWVLFGAYGLFFSLTEGAERALIADFVPAADRGSAFGWFHLAVGLGALPASVLFGLVWDRFGAAAAFTMGASLAIAATLALLAVHTGAPPNRAGPTVGVL from the coding sequence GTGAGCTTCTTCACTGACCTGTCGAGCGAGATGATCTACCCGCTGCTGCCTCTTTTTCTCAGCACGACGCTCGGCGCCAGCGCGTCGTTCATCGGCTTTATCGAAGGAGCCGCCGAGTCGGCGGCGTCGCTGCTCAAGCTCGCCAGCGGCTGGTGGTCCGACCGCATGCGGCGCCGCAAGCCGCTGGTCGTGGCCGGATACGTCCTCGCATCCGCCGTCAGGCCACTGATCGGATTGGCGCAGAGCGCGTCGCAAGTGTTGCTGCTCCGGGTGACGGACCGCGTGGGCAAGGGGATTCGCACGGCGCCGCGTGACGCGATGATCGCCGAGTCGGTGGATCCGTCGATCAGAGGCCGCGCCTTCGGGTTTCAGCGGGCGCTGGATCATTCTGGTGCGGTGGTCGGTCCGGTCGTCGCTTTCCTGCTGTTGCGTGAGCTGGGGCTGTCCCTGCGCGTCGTCTTTCTGCTGGCCGGCATTCCGGCGGTGATCGCGGTCGTTCTCGTGGTGGTGGCCGTGCGGGAGCGCCGGCCGGCCACACCGGCTCCCCTCGTCGTCGCGACGGCGCCACGACTGCACGGGAAGTTCGACAAAAAGTTTTGGGTGTTCCTGGCCGCAGTGCTGTTGTTCACGCTGGGCAATTCAACGGACGCGTTTCTCCTGCTGCGCGCGACCGACCTCGGCGTTCCGATCAGTCTGGTCCCGCTGTTGTGGGCGTACCTGCACGTGGTCAAGTCCACGACTGCTACGATCGGCGGGGGTCTGTCCGACCGGTTCGGGAGGAAGCCGCTGCTGATCGCGGGATGGCTGCTGTACGCCGCCGTGTATTTCGCGTTCGCCGTCGCAATGGACGCATGGCACGTGTGGGTGCTGTTCGGTGCCTACGGCCTCTTCTTCAGCCTGACCGAGGGAGCCGAGCGGGCGCTCATCGCCGACTTCGTGCCTGCCGCCGACCGCGGATCCGCGTTCGGCTGGTTCCATCTGGCGGTCGGGCTCGGCGCTCTGCCCGCGTCCGTGTTGTTTGGGCTCGTGTGGGATCGCTTCGGCGCAGCCGCCGCGTTCACGATGGGCGCCAGTCTCGCCATTGCTGCGACGCTGGCTCTCCTGGCGGTGCACACGGGAGCGCCACCGAACCGGGCCGGGCCGACGGTCGGCGTCCTCTAA
- a CDS encoding sugar phosphate nucleotidyltransferase — protein MKVIIPLAGKGTRLRPHTHVTPKPLLKVAGKPVMAYVLDELKRLGDIDQIIYITGHLKEKVEEFARTYDFPSVFIEQKVQDGTAGAIALAREYVDEPVLIIFVDTIFDADLSLVHKTDADGIIWVKEVEDYQRFGVVVTDADGNMTRIVEKPKEPISRRANIGLYYVRNWKLLFEGLDHVLASPMNMGEYYLTDAFQYMIDKGAKIKVVDVAGWYDAGKIETLLDTNRVMLTKGYARKPAAHAGVKIVDPVYIEDDVTLKDSTVGPNVSIGKGSVIEGSELSHTIVGTGAKIRKSKLCNSLIGDETVLDGLRGEVTVGDNSEVRVT, from the coding sequence ATGAAAGTCATTATCCCATTGGCTGGAAAAGGCACCCGTCTGAGGCCGCACACGCACGTCACGCCCAAGCCCCTGCTCAAGGTCGCCGGCAAGCCGGTCATGGCGTACGTGCTCGACGAGCTCAAGCGGCTCGGCGACATCGACCAGATCATCTACATCACCGGACACCTCAAGGAGAAGGTCGAAGAGTTCGCCCGCACCTACGACTTCCCCTCGGTGTTCATCGAGCAGAAAGTGCAGGACGGGACCGCCGGCGCGATCGCGCTCGCGCGCGAGTACGTGGACGAGCCGGTGCTGATCATCTTCGTGGACACGATCTTCGACGCGGACCTGTCGCTGGTGCATAAGACCGACGCCGACGGGATCATCTGGGTGAAGGAGGTCGAGGACTATCAGCGCTTCGGCGTGGTCGTCACCGACGCCGACGGCAACATGACGCGCATCGTCGAGAAGCCGAAGGAGCCGATCTCCAGGCGCGCCAACATCGGGCTGTACTACGTCAGGAACTGGAAGCTGCTGTTCGAAGGGCTCGACCACGTGCTGGCGTCGCCGATGAACATGGGCGAGTACTATCTCACCGACGCATTCCAGTACATGATCGACAAGGGCGCGAAAATCAAAGTCGTGGACGTGGCGGGGTGGTACGACGCGGGCAAGATCGAGACGCTGCTCGACACCAACCGCGTGATGCTCACGAAAGGTTACGCCCGCAAGCCCGCCGCTCACGCGGGCGTGAAGATCGTGGATCCCGTTTACATCGAGGATGACGTCACGCTCAAGGATTCCACCGTCGGCCCGAACGTGTCCATCGGGAAGGGGAGCGTGATCGAGGGGTCGGAGCTGAGCCACACGATCGTCGGCACGGGCGCGAAGATCAGGAAATCGAAGCTGTGCAACTCGCTCATCGGCGACGAGACCGTGCTCGACGGCCTCCGCGGTGAAGTGACGGTGGGCGATAACTCCGAGGTGCGGGTCACATAG
- a CDS encoding cupin domain-containing protein, translating into MPAPTEDQKRDQTSTSDSAPRSGRVDVRVVPKPWGHETIWASTDRYVGKILHIKAGHALSIQYHTVKDETVHLLSGEIIFRVQTGPTENDLEDVRLRAGESFRITPHTVHQMEAVTDCDVLEASTAHLDDVVRLQDRYGREGTSQP; encoded by the coding sequence ATGCCCGCCCCCACCGAAGATCAAAAGCGCGACCAAACGTCTACCAGCGACTCCGCCCCGCGCTCCGGCAGGGTGGACGTCCGCGTCGTCCCCAAGCCCTGGGGACACGAGACCATCTGGGCCAGCACCGACCGGTACGTGGGCAAGATCTTGCACATCAAGGCGGGGCATGCACTCTCGATTCAATACCACACCGTCAAGGACGAAACCGTCCACCTGCTGTCCGGCGAGATCATCTTCCGGGTGCAGACGGGTCCGACCGAAAACGATCTCGAGGACGTACGGCTGCGCGCCGGCGAGTCGTTCCGGATCACGCCGCACACCGTGCACCAGATGGAAGCCGTGACTGATTGCGACGTGCTGGAAGCGTCCACCGCGCACCTCGACGACGTCGTGCGATTGCAGGACAGGTACGGGCGGGAAGGGACGAGCCAACCATGA